In Mus caroli chromosome 16, CAROLI_EIJ_v1.1, whole genome shotgun sequence, the sequence CTGGTTGGGAACTTGACCATCATCCTGCTTTCGCGCCTTGATGCACggctccacacacccatgtacttcttcctcagcaaCCTCTCCTCCCTGGACCTTGCCTTTACTACCAGTTCAGTCCCTCAAATGCTGAAAAATTTATGGGGGCCAGACAAGACAATCAGCTATGGTGGGTGTGTAACTCAACTCTATGTTTTCCTTTGGCTGGGGGCTACTGAGTGCATACTGCTCGTGGTGATGGCATTTGATCGGTATGTGGCAGTTTGTCGGCCCCTGCACTACATGACCGTCATGAATCCTCGCCTCTGCTGGGTGCTGGCTGCTATTAGCTGGTTGGGTGGCTTAGGCAACTCCGTGATTCAGTCAACATTCACTCTCCAGCTCCCATTTTGCGGACACCGGAAAGTGGACAACTTCCTGTGTGAGGTACCCGCCATGATTAAATTGGCCTGTGGAGACACAAGTCTCAATGAGGCGGTGCTCAATGGTGTTTGTACCTTCTTCACTGTGGTCCCAGTAAGCGTCATCCTGGTCTCTTACTGCTTCATTGCTCAGGCAGTGATGAAGATCCGCTCTGTGGAGGGACGCCGAAAGGCCTTCAATACGTGCATCTCCCACTTGGTGGTAGTGTTTCTCTTCTATGGCTCTGCGATCTATGGGTATCTGCTTCCAGCTAAGAGCAGTAATCAAAGCCAAGGAaaattcatttctctcttctacTCTGTGGTCACGCCCATGGTGAATCCGCTCATCTATACTCTAAGAAACAAAGAAGTGAAGGGGGCCCTGGGAAGATTgctggggaaaggaagaggagccaGCTGAGGACAGCACAATCGCCTTCATTCCTTACTGCCTCTCCACCTTACATTCTGATTTCTTATGAGAAGTTCTGTCTTCAGTAAAACCAATGCATATTCCTGACAATTCTACACATTTGG encodes:
- the LOC110311387 gene encoding olfactory receptor 15, whose protein sequence is MEVDSNSSSGSFILMGVSDHPQLEIIFFAVILASYLLTLVGNLTIILLSRLDARLHTPMYFFLSNLSSLDLAFTTSSVPQMLKNLWGPDKTISYGGCVTQLYVFLWLGATECILLVVMAFDRYVAVCRPLHYMTVMNPRLCWVLAAISWLGGLGNSVIQSTFTLQLPFCGHRKVDNFLCEVPAMIKLACGDTSLNEAVLNGVCTFFTVVPVSVILVSYCFIAQAVMKIRSVEGRRKAFNTCISHLVVVFLFYGSAIYGYLLPAKSSNQSQGKFISLFYSVVTPMVNPLIYTLRNKEVKGALGRLLGKGRGAS